One Myotis daubentonii chromosome 17, mMyoDau2.1, whole genome shotgun sequence genomic window, TTTAATATCCTTATCTGTATACTAGTGTTTCTATAGCATGTTTCATAGAAAAATGGTTACCATCGAAGATAACATATGCAAGTTTTCTAGTACAAAAACAGGTATATATTAAGCATTTAATAACATTGGGTATTTGATATTATGATCTGCAAGGCCTATAAGTGCAAGGGACTGCTTAGCACTTAGTTACAATGCTAATAGTTTATTCCTAACTTATACTTTAGGAAAAAACACCAATTGGTTAAGCTAAGTTGCATTAGGGCATAAAGCCAATAACACATACATTGAATTTAAAAGCTGGTGCTCTTCCTGCCATAACACACTTTCTCATATTATATGAAACAAATTAAGGATATGGAGATTGCTTATTAGCATATGCACCTATTATTAAAATCTGTAGTTTTCAAAACTCGAGCTCTCAGAGTGTCCATCAAGCCTGGTCCGTGTGCACCATATTTGCCCCTTTGGAGCATCTCATCTACTGGCAGGGGGAGGTTGTCCACTAAGTCAGACGATACAGCAGTACATTTGCTTGGAAGATCTCTCAAAAATTATGAAGCCTTTGCAATAAAGGAAGGTATGTTGAATTTATTTTAGATCTGCAAACTATTTTTTATCAGTTTCTATTATCTTATCTAGTTACCCAATCACTAGCAATTTGTTGATGTCTGTGTTTCAGAGGCTGTGCTTGGTACTAGGAATTTATGATTTAAAGATGCTCTtctactgaaaaagaaaaatatcaacaaataCTTGCTATGTTGTAAGGTACTATATTATGAATGACATAAAGTTTCCCAAAAAAAGCAAATTTGGAAAAGTATTCCAAAGGAACTAATATTTGAGCCAGGTCTTATGTGTGGTAGGAGAGCAGACATCTAGTCAAAGACCCTggtaaaattctaaaaaattacTGAATGTATAAAAAATCTTAATATCTTATGTATAGTAATTCAGACTCATGTTACCTTAATGACAGTAAAATATTTGAACCAAGAATGAAGTTACAATGATGAAGACAAAGTTGAAATACAATGCAAAAAATATTCCCACTAATTCACTAAAATTTAATCCAATAAACAGACTTTTCCTTTTAGAATATTATTTGTTTTAGACACCAAGTAACTACTTGCTTATAGATCTACAAATAAGGGAAGGAAACATGTGTAGATGTGATTCCTGGTATAGCCAATCAGCTATACCTGGAATATCGCATAAGATATTTCTACAcataccctagccagttttgctcagtggtcagagcatcagcctgcaggctgaagggtcttgggttcaattccagtcaagggcacataccttggttgtaccTCGATCCCGggatgggtgtgggaggcaaccaatagatatgtctctctcacattgatgtttctctctctgtctcttcccctccccttccaccctctctaaaaaatggatggaaaaaatatccttgtgtgaggattaacaataacagcAAAAGATATTTATACACATTAGCTGGCCTGAAAACTTTCAAGCAATTGTTTCTAAACTAAATGCAATAGTTTCTACACCAAATACACTAACTACAGTGGTATTTTGATGACTTTAGAATGCCCCAGTCAAGCTATCAGCCATTTATCTTACATTTATAAATTGCTGttctaaataattttacttttgtgATATATGttctgaaatataaaaacaataaaagtcaAATATTAAATTGAAGGGCATTAGTTAAATACACACCCCTTTTATATATTgactaaatatttaaatgtaacatACAGTAGAATGTGTATGAACATTAAGGGAATAGTTTGGCATTTTAGGTCTCTTGTTAATGGCCTGTCACTGATATCTTTGAGATactaattttgtcttttatttggacattataagaaaaaataattctgcaAGTTCTGAGCATACCAGAGAGAGTTATAGCAGTAAGAATCATCTTTATAAAGGGTCAAAAGTTTGAATTCAAATACCGAGTTTGGTGATTGTTAAAGTGActatgatggttagcatttttacgTGAGTTAGTAGACATGAATTTGTAAGGCATGTGCTTGTTTATGGAGTGGTGGTCATGCTATATTTTGTCAAGTACATATTGTGTTTGGATCAAAATACCATAAGGGAAACCTTAAGTTTCTACTACGTAGGATAACTCCCATAAAACCCATTGCATAGTTTATGTTACTAGGtgtagggtttttgtttgtttgtttgtttggggggttgtgtggtttttgtttttttttttttggcatggtGTACTTTTCCAACTGGTGTGATTTGTGATAAATccattttttcctgttcttttcatgcagatttcttatttttcctcCCGCATCTctgtaaataatatttcttttaaaaatcttaaactgTTTCAGTGGTTAATATGATAAAGTTTATACtttgatttcataaaggaaacATAATAAAATCATCATAAATAAAAAGTCTTAACAATATTCTTGAGTAtcaataatgtaaatatttttagcattcataaagtgttatatttttaaaagggctcTTTTAACAAGCTGCCATCATGATGATGTCTTTCTAATGGTTAACTTAAGAGTAAAGAAAAAGTCCTAGCAGTTTATTATAAGCGAACATGTAAAATATCACTTAATATTCATAAAAAACACTTTACTTTTTCTCttattaacaaaagaaacaatTCTTTGTGTAGCAGTTTGGTACTAATCATGAAGTAAGTAAAGTCCCTGAAAATAGTATACAAACATTAGATTTTAAatcaaaaatgtttattgtaaaaAAGGACCTcgaaaattgttttttaaaaaagagacataaTTTCACAAGTCTCAACATTAGCTATAGAAAACATCTTTTTCATACAAAATTCATtcaatcatataaaaataaacacaaatttaCATTAACTCAGCAACTATACAATTAAGGCACTTGAAAAGGGTGTTGTATAGATTGCATTTGGTGtatgcatttaaaatagtttaagtACATTACTGAGTTTCTAAGAATCCTTTCTTGCACTTATTCCCatctttaattaattttagaaaaatcattaaaaattttcttaaaagtaagaCATGGAGCATGCACCAGGAATGTTCAAAGCTAGTCTTTTCCTCCTCCCCAAGGCACATACTGTTTATtggcaaaacaaacacaaaaacagaaacacTTTTAATACAGTCTCCCgtgttttgttcttgttctttttcttcctctctcccctaaAAATACAGTTGAAAGCATTACAGGCGATCAAAAAAAGCTTTAGTTCAACAACGGTAACCAGACATTAGACATGTAATGAAGTAAACTTGGAACAGTTTATAAGGCACCTGAGATCGTGTCTGGCAGATTCTCTTCCTATAAGAAATTCTATTGCAAACTCTATTACAAAACAATACTGTTCTTTTTAGTTGAAATGATTTGGCAGCAATGTAAATCTTTGCATTCTTTCTTAGTAAGAAAAGATACAATGTGCTTTTTGCTTCGCCTTTGAAGAGAAAGATCCTTGTCTTTTATTCTCTCTATCTAGCTGTCAGTAAATATATAGGACTTTTAAACTTCACATGGAAAGGATTAACTTTAAACACATGGATTCCATGCTCTTgcagctttgtgtgtgtgtgtgtgtgtgtgtgtgtgtgtgtgtgtgtgtgtgtgtgtctatacatATTATTTGGTCGATATGCACAAGAGAAAATGCCTTTGGACTTTTCTTGATCATTTGGTCGGAGTGAAGAAATGCATTCTGTTCGAGTAAACATTGATTGCGTCACTCAGTGTGCTACACAGCAGCCAGATTCCTCATGTTTGTGCAGAAGAGACATTCTGGAGAAGGTTTTGGAGCAGTTTTTGCACTGGTATTTCTTTACATCAGAGTGGGTCTGCAGGTGAGCCCTCAGATTGGATCTGTCTGCAAATGCTCTGTTGCAGTGAGGACAAGAAAAGGGCTTCTcccctggggtggaggtggagtgggaggaaaagaaagacagTCAGTGTTTTTAGAGGAAACGTAAAGACAGATAACGTTCATGAATAACCACATTTTGCCAAAAGAATGAGAAGCAGCAAAACTTGATTAAAATTCCCCATAATACATACTTATTTTACTACCTAACCCTTTAAGATACATTTGAATGTTGcattaaaaaatcacattaagCATACTATTTATTGCTGCTGCCAGTATGTAGAAATGATTCATGTATGTTTAGGACTTTCACTAATTAAAACTTTCTGCTTCAGCAGGTGAAGCACATGTTTAGCTCCTCCCAACATTTCCCAatatctccccttttccctctttctgTATTATGACTAAGCCTGGATAAATGCCTTGACTCCCTGCAGAATGTGCtaggaataaatttttaaaaatcagcagtaaAAAGCAAAGCAACTGAAAGCAAATTCAGTTCTAATTAATGCAACTTGCTATAGGGTGATATATATTACAGCAAAAGGACGACGAACAGGAAACTATAGGAGGAAAACCATCTATCAATCAAATGCGTTGAGATAGCAACATTTCTATTTGCTGATTATTGGAAGCGGTTTCACAGAACAAACATTCAAATACCTCTTTCCTGATTTTCTAACTGATCTTTGAGACCAAACCTTCTGAATCTACTTTCCAAAGTCTCAATCCTGTTTGCAGTCTCTGGAGCAGAGgctgttaaaaaagaaatgaagcagtGTGTGCTTCAAGGACTTTTTGAGTCATCAGGAAGTAGCTATAAATGATCATCCATCATTAAAAGCACTGTGTCACTACTCAATGCAAACCCCAGTGCCAACCCAAAGCTTCCGTCTGCTAGAGAGCAACGCTCCTGTCTACGTTTTCTCTTACCAGTGTGAGTTCTGATGTGTCCTTGGAGTAACCAGGGTCTGGAAAACGCCTTGCCACAGATCTTGCAGACACAAGGTAAGGTGTGGGTCCGAATGTGCATCTTAAGGGCGCCCAGGCTCACATATTCCTTGTCACAGTATTTACAGCTGAAAGATTTCCTAGACTGGGCATCACAGTGCAACTGCTTATGTTTGGCCAGCCCAGAAAAAGTTGAATAGGTCTTATTGCATAAATTGCACTGAAACTTTTCAGCTTCAATGGCATGGGGGTCTGAAAGCTTGGACTGTAGTCTTTCCTCTTCATCACTAATGGGGCTTTCTGAGCCACTGTGGTCCTTGGATGAGGTGTCGGATGGAGAAGGGGGACTCACTCGACCCAAGGATGAGGCAtatccaga contains:
- the SNAI2 gene encoding zinc finger protein SNAI2 translates to MPRSFLVKKHFNASKKPNYSELDTHTVIISPYLYESYPMPVIPQPEILSSGAYSPITMWTTAAPFHAPLPNGLSSLSGYASSLGRVSPPSPSDTSSKDHSGSESPISDEEERLQSKLSDPHAIEAEKFQCNLCNKTYSTFSGLAKHKQLHCDAQSRKSFSCKYCDKEYVSLGALKMHIRTHTLPCVCKICGKAFSRPWLLQGHIRTHTGEKPFSCPHCNRAFADRSNLRAHLQTHSDVKKYQCKNCSKTFSRMSLLHKHEESGCCVAH